One part of the Paenibacillus silvisoli genome encodes these proteins:
- a CDS encoding methionine gamma-lyase family protein — MQESEKWLELTKWAEAAELQAAPVFRSIDGISERNQWKVIDAFQKHRVSDYHFNGSTGYGYNDRGREVLDLVYADVMGAEAALVRPHFVSGTHTISCALFGLLRPEDELLYITGRPYDTLHKVIGKPGDGKGSLQDFGIGYGEVAPLADGSIDWETVKARITDRTKVIGIQRSRGYDWRASYTVAEIGEMVKQVKAIKPDAYVFVDNCYGEFTEELEPTEVGVDLMAGSLIKNPGGGLAPTGGYVAGTREAVELTAYRLTAPGIGGEVGATLGTLRAMYQGLFLAPHLVGQALKGSVFGAAMFEMLGFESNPRFDAPRTDLIQAIRFEKAEQLIAFVQGVQKASAVDAHVVPEPWDMPGYEHPVIMAAGTFMQGGSLELSADAPIREPYIAYMQGGLTYAHVKYGVLNALTVLAERELIVIKPYTT, encoded by the coding sequence CTGCAAGAGAGTGAAAAATGGCTTGAATTAACCAAGTGGGCGGAGGCAGCGGAGCTGCAGGCCGCCCCTGTTTTTCGTTCGATCGATGGCATCAGCGAACGCAATCAATGGAAAGTGATCGATGCGTTTCAGAAGCATCGCGTAAGCGATTATCATTTTAACGGGTCCACCGGTTACGGCTATAACGACCGGGGACGCGAGGTGCTCGATTTGGTGTATGCCGACGTGATGGGGGCGGAGGCGGCGCTTGTCCGGCCGCATTTCGTATCCGGGACCCACACGATCAGCTGCGCCTTATTTGGGCTTCTTCGTCCTGAGGACGAGCTGCTGTACATAACCGGCAGGCCGTATGATACGCTGCACAAGGTTATCGGCAAACCGGGCGACGGCAAAGGCTCGCTGCAGGATTTCGGCATCGGCTACGGCGAGGTCGCGCCGCTTGCGGATGGTTCAATCGACTGGGAAACGGTTAAGGCCCGTATAACGGATCGGACCAAAGTGATCGGCATCCAGCGCTCGCGCGGCTATGATTGGCGAGCGTCGTATACGGTGGCCGAAATCGGGGAAATGGTCAAGCAGGTGAAGGCGATCAAGCCTGACGCGTACGTGTTCGTCGACAACTGCTACGGCGAGTTTACGGAAGAGCTTGAGCCGACGGAGGTCGGCGTCGACCTGATGGCAGGTTCTTTGATCAAGAACCCGGGCGGCGGCTTGGCGCCTACAGGCGGGTACGTTGCGGGAACGAGAGAAGCGGTCGAGCTGACCGCTTACAGGCTGACCGCTCCCGGCATCGGCGGCGAGGTCGGGGCGACGCTGGGCACGCTGCGCGCGATGTACCAAGGCTTGTTCCTGGCGCCGCATTTGGTTGGACAAGCGCTTAAAGGCAGCGTGTTCGGCGCAGCCATGTTCGAAATGCTCGGCTTCGAAAGCAACCCTCGCTTCGATGCGCCGCGGACGGATCTCATCCAAGCGATTCGCTTCGAAAAGGCCGAGCAGCTGATCGCCTTCGTGCAAGGCGTACAGAAGGCGTCGGCGGTTGACGCCCATGTCGTTCCGGAGCCGTGGGACATGCCCGGCTATGAACATCCGGTCATTATGGCCGCCGGAACCTTCATGCAAGGTGGCAGCTTGGAGCTGTCCGCGGATGCTCCGATCCGGGAGCCGTACATTGCTTACATGCAAGGCGGATTGACGTATGCGCATGTCAAATACGGGGTTCTGAATGCTTTGACGGTACTAGCCGAGCGCGAGTTAATTGTAATTAAACCTTACACGACTTGA
- a CDS encoding MerR family transcriptional regulator produces the protein MGDEIRRNMALFPIGIVMKLTDLTARQIRYYEQHELIVPARTSGNQRLFSFNDVERLLEIKSLIEKGVNIAGIKQVMNPVSKESEDATVVSELSEVKRRELSDAQLHRLLKQQLLEKRPGKASMIQGQLSRFYNKK, from the coding sequence ATGGGTGACGAAATACGCAGAAATATGGCGCTTTTTCCGATCGGCATCGTCATGAAGTTGACCGACTTGACCGCGAGGCAAATCCGTTACTACGAGCAGCACGAGCTGATCGTGCCTGCACGTACGTCCGGCAACCAGCGGCTGTTCTCGTTCAACGATGTTGAGAGGCTTCTTGAGATTAAATCGTTAATCGAGAAGGGCGTTAATATTGCCGGCATTAAGCAAGTGATGAATCCGGTATCCAAGGAATCCGAGGACGCGACCGTAGTAAGCGAGCTGTCCGAAGTAAAGCGCAGGGAGCTATCCGATGCGCAGCTGCATCGTTTGCTGAAGCAGCAACTGCTTGAGAAGAGACCGGGCAAGGCTTCGATGATTCAAGGCCAGCTGTCCCGTTTCTATAACAAAAAGTAA